Proteins encoded by one window of Paraburkholderia sprentiae WSM5005:
- a CDS encoding phosphatase PAP2 family protein gives MNSFDSSIETYLSNLHFGHFATHSIQAVADMYTFKGLVLIPVLWWMWFEQDKCREWRREMVLATLVSGVMALFVGRLLTHWLPFRVRPVYSTELHLRFASGDIKDAVLTNWSSFPSDHAMLWMAVATGIFLVWRRIGVLAFLYTALFICLPRAYLGFHYPTDLLVGAAVGIAITLVMTRDAIRTRYATPVLRWIDRYPGPAAMLAFILCLELVTQFDELRRLASGVVKHL, from the coding sequence ATGAACAGCTTCGATTCGTCCATCGAAACATACCTGTCCAACCTCCACTTCGGTCATTTCGCGACCCATTCCATACAAGCCGTCGCGGACATGTACACGTTCAAAGGCCTCGTGCTCATTCCCGTGCTGTGGTGGATGTGGTTCGAGCAAGACAAGTGCCGCGAATGGCGGCGAGAAATGGTGCTCGCGACGCTCGTCAGCGGCGTGATGGCGCTGTTCGTCGGGAGACTGCTGACGCACTGGTTGCCGTTCAGAGTGCGCCCGGTCTATAGCACCGAACTGCATCTGCGCTTTGCAAGCGGTGACATCAAGGACGCCGTGCTGACGAATTGGAGCTCGTTCCCGAGCGATCACGCGATGCTATGGATGGCGGTCGCCACCGGCATCTTCCTCGTGTGGCGGCGCATCGGTGTGCTCGCATTTCTCTATACCGCGCTGTTCATTTGCCTTCCGCGCGCCTATCTCGGCTTTCACTATCCGACCGATTTGCTGGTGGGCGCCGCCGTGGGGATCGCGATTACCCTCGTCATGACGCGCGATGCGATCCGCACGCGCTATGCGACCCCGGTGCTGCGATGGATCGATCGCTACCCGGGGCCCGCAGCAATGCTGGCCTTCATTCTCTGCCTCGAACTCGTCACGCAGTTCGACGAACTGCGCAGACTGGCGAGCGGTGTAGTCAAACACCTATGA
- a CDS encoding endonuclease/exonuclease/phosphatase family protein yields MKLVDWNIQWGCGVDGRVDLGRIVREARALCDFDVLCLQEVTRGFNEEPAAGGLKGAPSPDQFAELAALLPEMTVLDVIGSDLPSLGASRHRRQFGNAIATRLPVRQVLRHSLPWPADPAKPSMLRVALEAVLEADIGPLRVISTHLEFYSEQQRLAQVAGLRELHQEACAHARAPARGEKPDSPFADTARPVGAILCGDFNSAFQGTAYRRMLEPIADAPAFVDAWACAHPGEPRAATVGLYDHEQWPDGPFACDFVFVTQGLDTRIASCDVDPQSRSSDHQPMWLELR; encoded by the coding sequence ATGAAGCTGGTCGACTGGAATATTCAGTGGGGTTGCGGCGTGGACGGACGCGTCGACCTCGGCCGGATCGTGCGGGAAGCACGCGCGTTGTGCGACTTCGACGTTCTGTGTCTGCAGGAAGTCACGCGCGGCTTCAACGAGGAACCGGCGGCCGGCGGACTGAAAGGCGCGCCATCGCCCGATCAGTTCGCGGAACTCGCCGCTCTACTGCCGGAAATGACCGTGCTCGATGTAATCGGCTCCGACCTACCGTCGCTGGGCGCGAGCCGTCATCGGCGGCAGTTTGGCAATGCCATCGCGACCCGCTTGCCGGTTCGTCAGGTGCTTCGCCATTCTCTGCCGTGGCCCGCCGACCCGGCCAAGCCGTCGATGCTGCGCGTCGCGCTCGAAGCGGTGCTCGAAGCCGACATCGGTCCGCTTCGTGTCATCAGCACGCACCTCGAGTTCTATTCGGAGCAACAGCGGCTCGCGCAAGTGGCAGGACTGCGCGAGCTGCATCAGGAAGCATGCGCTCACGCGCGCGCTCCCGCACGTGGCGAAAAGCCGGACAGCCCGTTTGCCGATACCGCGCGCCCGGTCGGCGCAATTCTCTGCGGAGACTTCAACAGCGCATTCCAAGGCACCGCCTATCGCCGGATGCTCGAACCGATCGCGGACGCGCCGGCGTTTGTCGATGCGTGGGCCTGCGCGCATCCCGGCGAGCCACGCGCCGCGACGGTCGGCCTGTACGATCACGAGCAATGGCCCGATGGACCGTTCGCGTGCGATTTCGTTTTCGTCACGCAAGGCCTGGACACCCGCATTGCATCGTGCGATGTGGACCCGCAGAGCCGCTCGTCCGATCATCAGCCGATGTGGCTGGAACTGCGTTGA
- a CDS encoding COG4705 family protein, which translates to MNSNPSQTRANIVSKVPQITLGFWVIKIAATTLGETGGDWVTMSLKLGYLIGSAIFAVIFIGLVAAQIRAERFSPVLYWATIVATTTLGTTMADFFDRSVGIGYPGGVVIVFALLLASLGVWYKSEGSVAVQSVTTTKAEWFYWVTILFSQTLGTALGDWVAGSDEGGLGLGYEYGALIFGAGLLIVAALYYWSRLSRTAMFWAAFILTRPLGATLGDLLDKPVSQGGLEVSRLYASLILIAFMAVCVVLIPQRPARQAMQ; encoded by the coding sequence ATGAATAGCAACCCGTCGCAAACTCGCGCAAATATAGTCAGCAAAGTCCCTCAGATCACTCTCGGCTTCTGGGTCATCAAGATCGCCGCCACGACGCTTGGCGAAACGGGCGGCGATTGGGTAACCATGTCGCTCAAATTGGGTTATCTGATAGGCTCGGCCATCTTTGCGGTTATTTTTATCGGGCTGGTCGCGGCGCAGATCCGCGCGGAGCGGTTCAGCCCCGTGCTCTATTGGGCGACTATCGTCGCCACGACCACGCTCGGTACTACGATGGCCGATTTCTTCGATCGCTCCGTGGGAATCGGCTATCCGGGCGGCGTGGTCATTGTCTTCGCGCTTCTGCTTGCGAGCCTGGGTGTCTGGTACAAATCGGAAGGCTCGGTGGCAGTGCAGAGCGTGACCACGACCAAAGCGGAGTGGTTTTACTGGGTGACGATCCTCTTTTCCCAGACTCTGGGTACGGCGTTAGGCGATTGGGTGGCGGGATCGGACGAAGGTGGCCTTGGGCTTGGCTATGAGTACGGCGCTTTGATCTTTGGTGCGGGTCTGCTGATCGTCGCTGCGCTCTATTACTGGTCGCGTCTGTCGCGCACCGCTATGTTTTGGGCGGCGTTCATCCTGACACGCCCGCTCGGCGCGACCTTGGGCGACTTGCTGGACAAACCCGTTTCTCAAGGCGGGCTCGAAGTCAGCCGACTCTATGCGTCGTTGATTCTGATTGCGTTCATGGCTGTCTGCGTGGTTTTGATACCGCAGCGTCCTGCCAGGCAAGCGATGCAGTAG
- a CDS encoding ATP-binding cassette domain-containing protein, which produces MEPSQTSPAGANATPAADSANAPLALRGDSLVKRFGAVTALDGVSLTLGKSEILGILGDNGAGKSTLVKILTGFHQQTSGTLHIDGAETLLRSVDHARSLGIECVYQDLALANSLSIYHNMFLNRELVRRGPFRLLDHKQMRERAAQCLDDIGVHVPSVDLPVERLSGGQRQAIAVARAVHSNAKILLLDEPLAAMGAREAGLIIDLLMRLKEKGGLSIIMIMHNYAQTLDIADRIMLMQRGRVTYEQESALTSVAELMDIVQREYRALRASGAQ; this is translated from the coding sequence ATGGAACCATCCCAAACCTCCCCCGCAGGCGCGAATGCCACGCCCGCCGCGGACAGCGCGAACGCGCCGCTCGCGCTACGCGGCGACAGCCTCGTCAAACGCTTCGGCGCGGTGACGGCACTCGACGGTGTCTCGCTCACGCTCGGCAAGAGCGAGATTCTCGGCATACTCGGCGACAACGGCGCGGGTAAGTCCACGCTCGTCAAGATCCTCACGGGCTTTCATCAACAAACCAGCGGCACGCTCCACATCGACGGAGCGGAGACGCTGTTGCGCTCGGTCGATCATGCGCGCTCGCTCGGCATCGAATGCGTGTATCAGGATCTCGCGCTCGCGAATTCGCTGAGCATTTATCACAACATGTTCCTGAACCGCGAACTCGTGCGGCGCGGGCCGTTCCGGTTGCTCGACCACAAGCAGATGCGCGAGCGCGCGGCGCAATGCCTCGACGATATCGGCGTGCACGTGCCTTCGGTGGATTTGCCGGTGGAGCGTCTATCGGGCGGCCAGCGCCAGGCCATCGCCGTGGCGCGCGCGGTGCATTCGAATGCGAAGATTCTGTTGCTCGACGAGCCGCTCGCCGCGATGGGCGCGCGCGAGGCGGGGCTCATCATCGATCTTCTGATGCGCCTGAAGGAAAAAGGCGGCCTGTCCATCATCATGATCATGCACAACTATGCGCAGACGCTCGATATCGCGGATCGCATCATGCTGATGCAGCGAGGACGCGTGACCTATGAGCAAGAGAGCGCGCTGACTTCGGTGGCGGAGCTGATGGACATCGTGCAACGGGAATACCGGGCCCTGCGCGCGAGCGGCGCGCAGTAA
- a CDS encoding ABC transporter permease, whose translation MDTVNETSNPETVRAPRRAGVSFASQWAAELRILLVAVLLAAYFEFANHDFLLTNASLVNLSQFIAPVAIIAFGEIMLMIGGDIDLSAGMVFAFAPFMMVFANDAGAPMWLAVIAGLVAAAVVGFVNGAVTVWLRLPSFVTTLGTLFLINGITLTLSRGTPAPAPGSPTFAAFMGAWGYSEIIWTLAIAFAMHVLLRHTRWGLHTQAAGANPLGASEAGIHVTRLRLGNFILAAVLAGFTGMLEAFRITSIDPQAGGNQIMFLAVAAAVIGGTPLTGGSGTIVGGLIGAAVLGILNDGFTLIGINAFTFNIILGAAILAAMIFNIHVGRIRRKGGR comes from the coding sequence ATGGATACTGTGAACGAAACCAGCAACCCCGAAACGGTCCGCGCGCCCCGGCGTGCGGGCGTTTCATTCGCGTCGCAATGGGCGGCCGAGCTGCGCATCCTGCTCGTGGCCGTGCTGCTGGCCGCCTATTTCGAATTCGCGAACCACGATTTCCTGCTCACCAACGCGAGCCTCGTCAACCTCTCGCAGTTCATCGCGCCGGTGGCGATCATCGCGTTCGGCGAAATCATGTTGATGATCGGCGGCGACATCGATCTCTCGGCGGGTATGGTGTTTGCGTTCGCGCCATTCATGATGGTGTTCGCGAATGACGCGGGCGCGCCGATGTGGCTCGCCGTGATCGCGGGGCTCGTGGCCGCGGCGGTGGTCGGCTTCGTCAACGGCGCGGTGACGGTGTGGCTGCGGCTGCCGTCGTTCGTCACGACGCTCGGCACGCTGTTTCTCATCAACGGCATCACGCTCACCCTCTCGCGCGGCACGCCCGCGCCCGCGCCGGGGTCGCCCACCTTCGCCGCGTTCATGGGCGCGTGGGGCTACAGCGAGATCATCTGGACTCTCGCGATCGCGTTCGCGATGCACGTGCTGTTGCGGCATACGCGCTGGGGCCTGCATACGCAAGCCGCGGGCGCGAATCCACTCGGCGCGAGCGAGGCCGGCATCCATGTGACGCGGCTGCGCCTCGGCAACTTCATCCTCGCGGCAGTGCTGGCGGGCTTCACCGGCATGCTCGAAGCCTTTCGCATCACCTCGATCGACCCGCAGGCGGGCGGCAACCAGATCATGTTCCTCGCCGTGGCCGCCGCCGTGATCGGCGGCACGCCGCTCACGGGCGGCTCGGGCACCATCGTGGGCGGGCTCATCGGCGCGGCGGTGCTCGGCATTCTCAACGACGGCTTTACGCTGATCGGCATCAACGCCTTTACCTTCAACATCATTCTTGGCGCCGCGATTCTGGCGGCGATGATATTCAATATCCACGTCGGGCGTATTCGCCGCAAAGGTGGACGCTGA
- a CDS encoding sugar ABC transporter substrate-binding protein produces MTQQRDDDQEHGGNRFSTARRGLMQGVGLGAALSLMGALGGAGGLIGTAQAAGTAFPSHKKWRIVFVNHVTTNPFFVPTQYGIQDACSLLNMDYQWTGSATSDAGEMVRAVNSAIAAKADAIAVPIVDPSAFDKPIQAALDAGIPVFAYNADAPRGKKNPRLAYIGQDLYLSGYQMGERIVSLIDSGMVGLFIATPGQLNIQPRLDGASDAIKKSGKKIDIQTVATGATVNEELSKIKSFYLGHQDLKGMFAVDAGSTQGVAQVMKESNLPAKGVHGGGFDLLPSTIQLIHEGFLDFTIDQQPYVQGFYTVMQAFVFLSSGGLVGPAEINTGLKFVTKDNVEPYLNTSTRFEGKTDKEQIVPRSGAIKS; encoded by the coding sequence ATGACACAGCAACGGGATGACGATCAGGAACACGGCGGTAACCGATTCAGCACGGCGCGGCGGGGGCTGATGCAGGGCGTCGGACTCGGCGCGGCGCTTTCGCTGATGGGCGCGCTAGGCGGCGCAGGCGGACTGATCGGCACCGCGCAGGCGGCGGGGACGGCTTTTCCGTCGCACAAGAAGTGGCGGATCGTGTTCGTCAATCACGTCACCACCAACCCGTTCTTCGTGCCCACCCAATACGGCATTCAGGATGCTTGCTCGCTTCTCAACATGGACTATCAGTGGACCGGCTCGGCCACTTCGGACGCGGGCGAAATGGTCCGCGCCGTGAACTCGGCGATTGCCGCGAAGGCCGACGCCATCGCGGTGCCGATCGTCGATCCGAGCGCTTTCGACAAGCCCATTCAGGCCGCGCTCGACGCGGGCATTCCGGTGTTCGCCTATAACGCCGACGCGCCGCGCGGCAAGAAGAATCCGCGCCTCGCCTATATCGGCCAGGATCTCTATCTGTCGGGCTACCAGATGGGCGAGCGCATCGTGAGCCTCATCGACAGCGGCATGGTTGGGCTGTTCATTGCCACGCCGGGGCAGCTCAATATCCAGCCGCGTCTCGACGGCGCGAGCGACGCCATCAAGAAGTCCGGCAAGAAGATCGACATCCAGACCGTGGCCACGGGCGCGACCGTCAACGAAGAATTGTCGAAGATCAAGTCGTTCTATCTGGGCCACCAGGACCTGAAGGGCATGTTCGCCGTGGATGCAGGCAGCACGCAAGGCGTCGCGCAGGTGATGAAGGAATCGAACCTGCCCGCGAAGGGCGTGCACGGCGGCGGCTTCGATCTGCTGCCGAGCACGATCCAGCTCATCCACGAAGGCTTCCTCGACTTCACCATCGATCAGCAGCCCTACGTGCAGGGTTTCTATACGGTGATGCAGGCGTTCGTGTTCCTCAGCTCCGGCGGCCTCGTCGGGCCGGCCGAAATCAACACCGGCCTGAAGTTCGTGACGAAGGACAACGTCGAGCCGTACCTCAATACCTCGACGCGTTTTGAAGGCAAGACCGACAAGGAACAAATCGTTCCGCGGTCCGGCGCAATCAAATCGTGA
- a CDS encoding uracil-DNA glycosylase family protein, with translation MAVTTKRMSKNGASLDMLLDDIRSCTLCAPMLPHAPRPVLAASVRARILVIGQAPGARVHASGVPWSDASGARLRAWLGVDDTTFYDASKFAIVPIGFCFPGRGASGDLPPRPECASRWHRELLAHLRSVKLTLLIGQYAQRFGLGDAFGTTSTDTLVRWAEFGPHVMPLPHPSPRNIAWFKRNAWFDGEVLPTLRERVATVLAGGEL, from the coding sequence ATGGCCGTTACCACCAAACGCATGTCGAAAAACGGCGCGTCGCTCGACATGCTGCTTGACGACATCCGCTCCTGCACGCTCTGTGCACCGATGCTGCCGCACGCACCCCGCCCTGTGCTCGCGGCATCCGTGCGGGCGCGTATCCTGGTCATCGGCCAAGCGCCAGGCGCGCGCGTGCATGCGTCGGGGGTGCCGTGGAGCGACGCGAGCGGGGCACGTCTGCGTGCGTGGCTCGGCGTCGACGACACGACCTTCTACGACGCTTCGAAATTCGCCATCGTGCCCATCGGCTTCTGTTTTCCGGGTCGCGGCGCGAGCGGCGATCTGCCGCCTCGTCCCGAGTGCGCAAGCCGCTGGCATCGCGAATTGCTCGCGCACCTGCGTTCGGTGAAATTGACGCTGCTGATTGGGCAATACGCGCAGCGCTTTGGCTTGGGCGATGCATTCGGGACGACCTCGACCGATACGCTCGTCAGGTGGGCCGAGTTTGGACCTCACGTGATGCCGTTGCCGCATCCTTCGCCGCGCAATATCGCATGGTTCAAGCGCAATGCCTGGTTCGACGGCGAGGTGTTGCCGACTTTGCGCGAGCGTGTGGCGACAGTGTTGGCGGGCGGGGAGCTTTGA
- a CDS encoding DUF488 domain-containing protein, with translation MITKRPFFTIGHSTRALQEFVGLLKGERIALLVDVRSIPRSRTNPQFNRDTLPGSLAPEHIGYVHLAALGGRRGKRKDDAPSPNTYWTHPAFRNYADYAMSDAFRDGLAQLLTLGHRQRCAIMCSEAVWWRCHRRIITDYLLMHEETVLHIMDAHHTNAATMTPGAEPQADGRLVYPAQPPH, from the coding sequence ATGATTACGAAACGCCCTTTTTTCACGATCGGCCATTCGACGCGCGCGTTGCAGGAGTTCGTCGGTCTACTGAAAGGCGAGCGGATCGCCTTGCTGGTCGACGTGCGTAGCATCCCGCGCTCGCGGACCAACCCGCAGTTCAATCGCGACACGCTGCCCGGCTCGCTCGCGCCCGAACATATCGGTTACGTGCATCTCGCCGCACTGGGTGGACGCCGCGGCAAACGCAAGGACGATGCGCCGTCGCCGAATACGTACTGGACCCATCCGGCCTTTCGCAACTATGCCGACTACGCAATGAGCGACGCCTTCCGCGACGGACTGGCGCAACTTCTGACGCTCGGTCATCGGCAGCGCTGCGCGATCATGTGCTCGGAAGCGGTCTGGTGGCGTTGCCACCGGCGTATCATTACGGACTATCTGCTGATGCACGAGGAAACCGTGCTGCACATCATGGACGCGCATCACACCAACGCCGCCACGATGACGCCGGGCGCCGAGCCCCAGGCCGACGGCAGGCTGGTCTATCCGGCTCAGCCGCCACACTGA
- the lhpH gene encoding trans-3-hydroxy-L-proline dehydratase has protein sequence MKITRTISTVEVHTGGEAFRIVTSGLPRVPGDTIVKRRAWLKENADDIRRALMFEPRGHADMYGGYLTEPVSPNADFGIIFLHNEGYSDHCGHGVIALSTAAVELGWVQRQVPETRIGIDAPCGFIEAFVQWDGEHAGNVRFVNVPSFIWKQDVTVETLSFGSVTGDIAFGGAFYFYTDGQPHGLEVRESSVEALIRFGAEVKEAANKAFAVVHPDIPEINHIYGTIIANAPRSEGSTQANCCVFADREVDRSPTGSGTGGRVAQLYLRGKLGKDDTLVNESIIGTVFKGRVLSETTVGDFRAVIPEVEGSAFVYGFANWIVDERDPLTYGFLVR, from the coding sequence ATGAAAATCACACGCACCATCTCGACTGTTGAAGTTCACACCGGCGGTGAAGCGTTCCGCATTGTCACCAGCGGTTTGCCGCGCGTGCCTGGCGACACGATCGTCAAGCGACGTGCATGGCTAAAGGAAAACGCCGACGATATCCGCCGGGCCCTGATGTTCGAACCGCGTGGGCATGCCGATATGTACGGCGGCTATCTGACGGAGCCGGTCAGCCCCAATGCCGATTTCGGCATCATCTTTCTTCACAACGAAGGTTATAGCGACCACTGCGGGCACGGAGTCATTGCGCTGTCGACGGCGGCGGTCGAGCTTGGCTGGGTCCAGCGCCAGGTACCTGAAACGCGCATCGGCATCGATGCGCCGTGTGGGTTCATCGAGGCATTCGTGCAATGGGACGGCGAGCATGCGGGAAACGTTCGCTTCGTGAACGTGCCGTCCTTCATCTGGAAACAGGACGTGACGGTCGAGACGCTATCGTTCGGTTCGGTGACTGGCGATATTGCGTTCGGCGGCGCATTCTACTTTTACACCGATGGTCAACCACACGGACTCGAAGTTCGCGAATCGTCGGTGGAAGCACTCATTCGTTTCGGAGCAGAGGTCAAGGAGGCTGCGAACAAGGCGTTCGCGGTCGTGCACCCGGATATCCCTGAAATCAACCATATCTACGGGACCATTATCGCCAACGCGCCGCGCAGCGAGGGTTCCACGCAAGCCAACTGCTGCGTATTTGCCGACCGCGAAGTGGACCGTTCACCAACCGGTTCAGGTACCGGCGGACGCGTCGCTCAGCTGTATCTGCGCGGTAAGTTGGGAAAGGACGATACGCTCGTGAACGAGTCCATCATCGGCACGGTATTCAAAGGACGGGTGCTGAGCGAGACGACCGTGGGCGATTTCAGGGCCGTTATCCCCGAGGTCGAAGGAAGCGCATTCGTTTACGGCTTTGCGAATTGGATTGTGGACGAGCGTGACCCTCTCACCTACGGGTTCCTCGTACGATAA
- the lhpI gene encoding bifunctional Delta(1)-pyrroline-2-carboxylate/Delta(1)-piperideine-2-carboxylate reductase, whose translation MTSLGTRSFDADATAALLDYSPLVRVLRQTIIEYGAGHIVSPERLAIPMQEAGLMLSMPASAKDIAIHKLVTVCPSNRKRQLPTIHGQVIACDAHTGDMLFVLDGPTVTARRTAAVTVLGIQALHGKAPRTMLIIGTGKQAANHAEAFAASFPEAKLFVKGSSQAAAGAFVARTRSVAPNLSVLDGDVIPDSIEVVITLTTSKSPVYTLSARPGRLVVGVGAFTADAAEIGRETVDGSFVVVDDPVGATHEAGDLIQAGVEWASVSPLAKALAGELKPSAPILFKSVGCAAWDLGACRAARSALDSNARTIRADR comes from the coding sequence ATGACCTCTCTCGGCACCCGAAGTTTCGACGCCGACGCAACAGCTGCACTGCTGGACTATTCCCCGCTGGTGCGCGTTCTTCGGCAGACCATCATCGAGTACGGCGCGGGACACATCGTGAGTCCTGAGCGGCTGGCCATTCCGATGCAGGAAGCCGGCCTGATGCTGTCGATGCCTGCCAGTGCCAAAGACATCGCCATCCATAAGCTGGTGACGGTGTGTCCTTCGAATCGGAAGCGCCAGCTTCCGACCATCCATGGCCAGGTCATCGCATGCGACGCGCACACCGGGGACATGTTGTTCGTGCTCGACGGCCCGACCGTGACGGCGCGGCGAACGGCAGCGGTCACTGTGCTGGGCATCCAGGCCCTGCATGGCAAGGCTCCGCGCACAATGCTCATCATCGGCACCGGGAAACAGGCGGCCAACCACGCGGAAGCTTTCGCGGCCTCCTTCCCGGAAGCCAAACTGTTCGTCAAGGGCAGCTCCCAGGCAGCCGCGGGGGCCTTCGTGGCTCGGACCCGGTCGGTAGCACCGAACCTGTCTGTCCTTGATGGCGATGTGATTCCCGACAGCATTGAAGTCGTCATCACCTTGACAACGAGCAAGTCTCCGGTCTACACGTTGTCGGCGCGACCCGGCCGTCTCGTCGTCGGCGTCGGCGCTTTCACGGCAGACGCAGCGGAAATCGGCAGGGAAACCGTCGACGGAAGTTTCGTCGTTGTAGATGACCCTGTCGGCGCAACGCATGAAGCGGGCGACCTTATCCAGGCCGGGGTTGAATGGGCTTCAGTTTCTCCGCTAGCCAAGGCATTAGCTGGCGAGCTGAAGCCGAGTGCGCCGATTCTGTTCAAGAGCGTTGGCTGCGCTGCGTGGGACCTGGGCGCGTGCCGCGCAGCGCGTTCAGCGCTCGACTCGAACGCCCGTACAATCCGCGCTGACAGGTAA
- a CDS encoding metal-dependent hydrolase family protein: MSMLVIEGVNVFDPATKKRQTNVNVCIADGKIAAIGQIPSSFVGARRMSLPGRTVLPGFIDLHVHVVASNANLGANAMLPNFLAALKTLPILRGMLNRGFTTVRDAGGADFAMCDAVNSGVLWGPRILSSGKALSQTGGHGDFRQRNDKLDDACGCLGRQGAIARVVDGVEAMRLAVREELLKGASQIKIMASGGVASPNDPITNTQYSEDEIRAAVQEAEAAGTYVMAHAYTARAVRRAVECGVKCIEHGNLIDEETARLLAERGVAVVPTIATLDRLIEQGPALGFPAESLAKIEGARSVGRQAVALMAREGVKVGFGSDMLGELHAFQSDEFAVRAEIVGNVEAIRSATCVAADITGETGVRGTVAVGAVADLIVVDGDPIEDISLLLGQGEHIPVVIKAGVCMKEAGRLLEPVAE, translated from the coding sequence ATGAGCATGTTGGTCATCGAAGGGGTGAATGTTTTCGACCCCGCAACGAAGAAACGCCAGACAAACGTCAATGTCTGCATCGCCGACGGGAAGATCGCGGCAATAGGACAGATACCGTCGTCGTTTGTCGGTGCCCGCAGAATGAGCCTCCCCGGGCGCACCGTGTTGCCGGGTTTCATCGATCTGCATGTCCACGTCGTCGCGTCGAATGCGAATCTGGGCGCTAACGCGATGCTGCCAAACTTCCTGGCTGCGCTTAAAACGTTGCCCATCCTGCGCGGCATGCTGAATCGTGGGTTCACGACCGTTCGCGATGCAGGCGGCGCTGACTTTGCAATGTGCGATGCTGTCAACAGCGGCGTGCTTTGGGGCCCGCGCATCCTGTCTTCGGGCAAGGCGTTATCGCAGACCGGTGGCCACGGCGACTTCCGTCAGCGCAATGACAAGCTTGACGATGCCTGCGGGTGCCTGGGGCGTCAGGGAGCGATTGCCCGGGTGGTCGATGGCGTCGAGGCGATGCGCCTGGCAGTACGCGAAGAACTCCTCAAAGGGGCCTCCCAAATCAAGATAATGGCGTCGGGCGGTGTCGCTTCGCCCAATGACCCCATCACCAACACGCAGTATTCGGAAGATGAAATCCGTGCCGCGGTTCAGGAAGCGGAGGCTGCCGGGACTTACGTGATGGCGCACGCCTACACCGCTCGTGCCGTCCGGCGCGCCGTCGAGTGCGGGGTGAAATGTATCGAGCACGGCAACCTTATCGACGAGGAGACTGCCCGTCTGCTGGCGGAGCGTGGCGTAGCGGTTGTGCCCACAATCGCCACGCTCGACCGTCTCATTGAACAAGGTCCCGCGCTTGGTTTCCCCGCTGAATCGCTCGCGAAGATTGAGGGAGCGCGCTCCGTCGGCCGGCAGGCAGTTGCGCTGATGGCGCGCGAAGGCGTGAAGGTAGGGTTCGGCTCGGACATGCTGGGCGAGCTGCACGCCTTCCAGTCCGACGAGTTCGCGGTTCGGGCAGAAATCGTCGGCAACGTTGAAGCCATCCGGTCGGCAACCTGCGTTGCCGCCGACATCACGGGTGAAACAGGCGTGCGGGGAACGGTCGCCGTCGGCGCCGTGGCTGACCTCATCGTGGTCGACGGTGACCCGATTGAGGACATTTCCCTTCTGCTGGGGCAAGGTGAACACATTCCCGTGGTCATCAAGGCTGGCGTGTGTATGAAGGAGGCCGGCCGACTGCTCGAGCCAGTCGCAGAGTGA